Part of the Triticum urartu cultivar G1812 chromosome 2, Tu2.1, whole genome shotgun sequence genome, CCCCATAAGTCGTCCATCCAAAGAAACAGGGAGCCTTGAGTGACCGGCTGGGATAAACCTTTGAAAAGTTATGCTGCCGAATTACAAGGCCTTCACTATGATGTTGAGGAAAATTTTCAACTACACACATAATCAAACCAATGAAAGCAGCTTGATACAATGACATAAACTCATCGCCGAGTAATTGATATGTGATACATGAACCTCTATAACTTCATGGCACCGTCAGAAAAGGACGAGAGTAACTTTACTCCCATATAAAACTATGTTCACCATTGAATACCAGGAATGGATATATAAAACTCCTAAAATTTGAAGTCCTCAGCGCCAAGGTGGTAGCCAGAAACAAGGGGACCAGAAATATATGCGGCTGCTGCTATTCTTCTATTAAGAAACTATTATGTATGTACATTTTATTGAGCACCTTACATTGTACAAGGTGGTCAAGCAAGAAAAAAAAATAGATAATTGTCATTGGATACTCGGCGGACGGCCGCAGGAGAGCATTTCCGAATAGGAAACTGTTCACCCTCCCACCGGCGGAACAAAGGAAATAATCGAtttaacaacaacaacaacaacaacaacaacaacaacaacaacagcctttagtcccaaacaagttggaataggctagaggtgaaacccataagatctcgcaaccaactcatggctctggcacatggatagcaagcttccacgcatccttatccatagctagctctttggtgatactccaatccttcaggtctcttttaacggacttctcccatgtcaaactcggtctaccccgccctctcttgacattctccgcacgctttagccgtccactatgcaccggagcttctggaggcctgcgctgaatatgcccaaaccatctcagacgatgttggacaagcttctcttcaattggtgctaccccaactctatctcgtatatcatcattccggactcgatctttcctcgtgtggccacacatccatctcaacatacgcatctccgccacacctaactgttgaacatgtcgccttttagtcggccaacactcagcgccatacaacattgcgggtcgaaccgtcgtcctgtagaacttgccttttagcttttgtggcactctcttgtcacagagaatgccagaagcttggcgccacttcatccatccggctttgattcgatggttcacatcttcatcaatacccctatcctcctgcagcattgaccccaaataccgaaaggtgtccttctgaggtatcacctggccatcaaggctaacctcctcacacctagtagtactgaaaccgcacatcatgtactcggttttagttctactaagcctaaaccctttcgattccaaggtttgtctccataactctaacttcctatttaccccgtccgactatcgtcaactagcaccacatcatccgcaaagagcatacaccatgtgATATCTTCTTGTATATCctttgtgacctcatccatcaccaatgcaaaaagataagggctcaaagctgaaCCCTGATAcagtcctatcttaatcgggaagtcatcagtgtcgacatcacttgttcgaacacttgtcacaacattatcgtagatgtccttgatgagggtaatgtactttgaTGAAGGAAATAATCGATTTCTTTCACTGAAATAAAATCCCCCCTCCTACTTTTCTTGTCTCCTCTCTCCCGTCCTAGCCCGTGAGTTGACTTGGTTTTGCTCCACAACAAGAAATTAGACGACCTCTCCAATCCGATCAGAATTTTGCTTCAACCTGATCGACTGATCTAGGCCGGCCGACTCTCCGCCCTGCAACTGCGTCCCTGGCAGGTAATGAATTCCCCGTGCCACGCCCACCATTGTTTGCAGTAGCTCATACGCGTCATCGGCGTGCAGTTTGAGGAAGGATCCGGGGAGAAGCTGAAAGCCGCGCCATGGAATTGGAGGCCCCGGTGGTCGAAGCAGATCCGGGGAGAAGAATCACAAGAGgagcaggaggcggcggcggcggcggcgagggggaggGCCCGGCTGGTCGGACCACCCTCCTGCCCTGCCCCAACTGCGACATCCAGGTGGTGCACAAGCTGGCGCAGCTGCTGCTCCCGGGCCTGGCCGCGGCGTGCGTCGACAGCACCCTCGGGAGCCCCTCCTCCGCGCTCGCCGTCCAGCTGCGCGCGGAGCTGGTCCGCTACGTCGCGCACCGCAGCAGCAGCCCGCccgaggcggaggaggaggaggacccgATCGACCGCGACGACCCGGCCGAGGCGCTGGCCGCGTTCCTGGACGACTTCGCGGGCAGCAAGAGGAGCGTCGCCGTCTCCATCGCCGGCTGGCTCCCGTACctgggcggcggcgacgacggccGCGACGACCGGATCGAGGACCTCGTCGAGGAGATGGAGGCGAGCCGCTTCTGGCCGGTCGAGAGGCGGGAGGCCGTCGCGCGGGACCTCCTCCGCGGCCTGGACGCCGGCGGCGGCCGGTTCCGCTGCCGCGAGGAGCTGGGGACGCCGGAGGAGCTGGCGGACCACGTCGCCGCGCGCTGCGGATTCAGGCCCGTGCGGTGCCGGAACCAGGCCCAGGGCTGCCGGGCCGAGGTTTCCGCCTGCCGCGCCGACGCGCACGACGAGGCGTGCGCCTTCAAGCTCCTCCCCTGCGAGCAGCGCTGCggcctcgccgtcgcccgccgccaGATGGACCGGCACTGCGTCACCGTCTGCCCCATGAAGCTCGCCAACTGCCCCTTCTTCCAGCTCGGCTGCGAGTCCGCCTTCCCGGCCTGCAACCTCGGGTCGCACTGCGCCGAGTTCCTTCGGCCACACCTCCGCCTGCTCCTTAGTCCCAGCAAGATCGGCGCCGGTCGTCTGGATCCGGAGGAGCGTCTTCTACGGCTGGAGAAGGTGCCCCATCTCCTCTCTTCTACTGTAGTTTTCTAACATTGCTTGCTCAATTTATTTGTAAAATACTGGTAAAACTGATGCTACTCTATGTATGTTTCAGCATGATTCCGATGGTGCGTTGGGCGAAGCTTTGGACGTGAGGTCTCTCACTAACGCCATTGCTCAGCTAGAGAAGAAGATGGACGCTGAAGATGGTTCCCCCGGTTACACCGGAGACGACAACAAAGAAGCAATGCCCACACAAGATTCCAACTCCGCAGCTCTGCACTAGTTTCGTTCCCTGATGCAGGAATTTTTTGGAAAAAAAACATTTTTGTTTCTTATATACTCCCTCTGTACCATACTACTCCCTtctaaactaatataagagcgtttagaatactaaaataatgatctaaacgcttttatattagtttacagagggagtagtatatatGTCGT contains:
- the LOC125536193 gene encoding uncharacterized protein LOC125536193 encodes the protein MELEAPVVEADPGRRITRGAGGGGGGGEGEGPAGRTTLLPCPNCDIQVVHKLAQLLLPGLAAACVDSTLGSPSSALAVQLRAELVRYVAHRSSSPPEAEEEEDPIDRDDPAEALAAFLDDFAGSKRSVAVSIAGWLPYLGGGDDGRDDRIEDLVEEMEASRFWPVERREAVARDLLRGLDAGGGRFRCREELGTPEELADHVAARCGFRPVRCRNQAQGCRAEVSACRADAHDEACAFKLLPCEQRCGLAVARRQMDRHCVTVCPMKLANCPFFQLGCESAFPACNLGSHCAEFLRPHLRLLLSPSKIGAGRLDPEERLLRLEKHDSDGALGEALDVRSLTNAIAQLEKKMDAEDGSPGYTGDDNKEAMPTQDSNSAALH